From Weissella confusa, a single genomic window includes:
- a CDS encoding HK97 family phage prohead protease, with the protein MNNQEVRSISVEVRADEQEGSRKVFGYPIVFGKPSKDIGFIEYIDKGALKDVDLSGVYLVYAHDPNQPLARVDSGTLKLKVDDTGLYFEATLPNTTLANDVLENIRVGNIKGMSFMFTAAEDTWEFSNDPGQPDIRHVTRIDQVFEITITPLPAYDDTSIAIASRDAQRAKGYSLRQRLQDTVTLAQIQKRNGRF; encoded by the coding sequence ATGAACAATCAGGAAGTACGCAGCATTAGCGTTGAAGTACGAGCCGACGAGCAAGAAGGTAGTCGCAAGGTGTTTGGTTATCCAATCGTCTTTGGCAAACCGTCTAAAGACATTGGTTTTATCGAGTATATCGATAAAGGCGCGTTGAAAGACGTTGATTTGAGCGGTGTGTACCTAGTTTATGCGCACGACCCGAACCAACCGTTAGCACGCGTTGATTCTGGCACATTGAAGTTGAAAGTTGATGATACCGGGTTGTATTTCGAAGCAACTTTGCCAAATACAACGCTTGCGAACGACGTCTTGGAAAATATCAGAGTTGGCAATATCAAGGGCATGAGTTTCATGTTCACTGCTGCCGAAGATACGTGGGAGTTCAGTAATGACCCTGGTCAGCCTGATATCCGACACGTAACGAGGATTGACCAAGTTTTCGAAATTACAATCACACCCTTGCCGGCGTATGATGATACCTCAATCGCAATCGCCAGTCGTGATGCACAACGTGCTAAAGGATATTCACTTCGCCAACGCTTGCAGGACACTGTAACGCTGGCACAAATTCAGAAAAGGAACGGTAGATTCTA
- a CDS encoding phage portal protein: MFFEKRSVPIRGSGNPRALSIVNGGLFFTDGYLSAEQAIRNSDVWTAVNIIATDIARVYFHAKDEQVDWLLTHPSRLTNRFNFFQAMVVQMLLDGNAYALRRTDKKYNNGREYFEFVPPSHVTPWLSDDGQTMTYDLRFDNRNEDELKNVDSNDIIHLRWLSMNGGLMGQSPLLALRNELDLQANSRRLSLASLKQAVNPSSILKAKGTKLGEEERAAVRTAFEDAQSGDNAGRLLVLDDLFDYQQLEVKTDIAKLLASTDFTRTQIAKAFLLPVNMLGGESEHSNADQVRADYNQTFARYLAPVVEELEQKLGVNVVPDVRRATDLDGSQIEQRVGFLVDKAILSPEMAQQALLKSQSDLITDDIVAKSELEKTLKEGETTDEQSGSTQH; encoded by the coding sequence ATGTTTTTTGAGAAACGATCCGTACCCATTCGTGGTTCAGGTAATCCGCGCGCGTTATCAATCGTAAATGGTGGTCTGTTCTTCACAGATGGTTATTTATCAGCAGAACAAGCGATACGCAATAGTGACGTGTGGACGGCGGTGAACATCATTGCAACAGACATTGCGCGTGTGTATTTTCATGCGAAAGATGAACAAGTTGATTGGTTATTGACGCATCCGTCACGACTGACCAACCGCTTCAACTTCTTTCAAGCAATGGTCGTTCAAATGTTGTTGGACGGTAATGCATACGCACTGCGCCGGACAGACAAGAAGTATAACAATGGACGCGAGTATTTCGAATTCGTGCCACCGTCACACGTTACGCCTTGGTTGTCAGATGACGGTCAGACGATGACGTATGATCTACGCTTCGATAACCGAAATGAAGACGAGTTGAAAAACGTTGATTCTAACGACATTATTCATCTTCGTTGGCTATCAATGAACGGCGGGTTGATGGGGCAAAGTCCGCTATTGGCTTTGCGCAATGAGTTGGACTTGCAAGCAAACTCACGTCGCTTGAGTTTGGCTTCACTGAAACAGGCAGTTAACCCTTCTTCAATCTTGAAGGCTAAGGGTACCAAGTTAGGTGAAGAAGAACGAGCGGCAGTGCGAACAGCATTCGAAGATGCGCAGTCAGGTGACAATGCTGGGCGTTTGCTGGTACTGGACGATTTGTTCGACTACCAACAATTGGAGGTTAAAACAGACATTGCGAAGTTATTGGCTTCAACTGACTTTACCCGAACGCAAATTGCCAAGGCGTTCTTGTTGCCAGTCAATATGTTGGGCGGTGAGAGTGAACACTCAAATGCCGATCAGGTACGTGCTGACTACAACCAAACTTTCGCCCGATACCTAGCACCAGTTGTTGAAGAATTGGAGCAAAAGTTAGGTGTGAATGTTGTTCCAGACGTTCGCCGGGCGACTGACTTGGACGGTAGTCAGATTGAACAACGTGTTGGCTTCTTGGTAGATAAAGCCATTTTGTCGCCAGAGATGGCACAACAAGCTTTGTTGAAGAGTCAATCGGACTTAATCACGGATGACATTGTTGCTAAGTCTGAGCTTGAAAAGACGCTGAAGGAAGGGGAGACAACCGATGAACAATCAGGAAGTACGCAGCATTAG
- a CDS encoding terminase large subunit, with product MDAVTQYAKDVVTGKIKAGKLLILAANRHLRDLKRQNTDNFPYHFDANILEGFLMFASRVPDPDTGEPMPLMPWQIFILGSVIAWRNNKTGGKRFRRAIVSIARGQGKTYLAAILAAYDFFVQSSDKNNQDIIAAANTSDQTKKLFNYISGTIERMLATIFKGMQDDVTLRFMDIFNLKQRNQIVRISAEGGKFDSYHATTAIFDEAGDQRDRDAFGKITSGQIKQEEALFFQISTAYQNPNAPLREDIKTVTEAIEKNEGELDDYFMAVFSQDSPDEVFEPDEWIKSNPLLGLAGQHDKLLNGLISERNAKMAEGKLNDFLVKNMNVWLNAEQNAAFKLDEVENAVIAGFDMNFRDVYIGFDNSMTSDDAALAFVFPYEIAGKKKWHIYQHSFIPWHKAGSIETKEKQDGINYRQMEELGFAHVTQHEKGLIDNEFIFTWLMDFVDKFNLNVLEFAYDAAHTYALIKAIDEATTWNMVGVRQGTISLNEPTKWLQDSFVEERVTRLDDPMMEKSLMNAVVVSDNNGIKIDKNKATYKIDLVDAIVDALYDAIYHFESFSTNASASDYSRMNDEQIADYIKSESFGF from the coding sequence ATGGACGCTGTGACGCAATATGCCAAAGATGTTGTAACAGGCAAGATTAAAGCCGGAAAGTTGCTTATTTTGGCAGCTAATCGGCATTTGCGAGACCTGAAACGACAAAATACAGACAATTTTCCTTATCACTTCGACGCAAATATTCTTGAAGGCTTTCTGATGTTCGCATCAAGAGTACCTGATCCAGATACTGGTGAGCCAATGCCGTTAATGCCTTGGCAAATATTTATCTTAGGGTCAGTTATCGCTTGGCGAAACAACAAAACAGGCGGTAAGCGGTTCAGACGTGCGATTGTTTCGATTGCGCGTGGTCAAGGTAAGACATATTTGGCGGCTATCTTGGCAGCTTATGACTTCTTTGTTCAATCAAGTGATAAGAACAATCAAGATATCATTGCTGCTGCTAATACATCCGACCAAACCAAGAAATTATTCAACTACATATCCGGTACGATTGAACGAATGCTTGCAACGATTTTCAAAGGCATGCAGGATGACGTTACGTTGCGCTTCATGGATATTTTCAACTTAAAACAACGCAATCAAATCGTTCGCATTTCGGCAGAAGGTGGAAAGTTTGATTCGTATCACGCGACTACTGCCATCTTTGACGAAGCTGGCGACCAAAGAGACCGTGATGCGTTTGGAAAGATTACATCCGGCCAAATTAAGCAAGAAGAAGCTTTGTTTTTCCAAATCTCAACTGCCTATCAAAACCCTAACGCACCATTGCGTGAGGATATTAAGACGGTTACAGAGGCAATTGAGAAGAACGAAGGTGAATTGGACGATTACTTCATGGCAGTGTTCTCACAAGACAGTCCAGATGAAGTATTCGAGCCTGACGAGTGGATTAAGTCAAACCCACTGCTGGGCCTTGCTGGACAGCATGACAAGTTGCTGAACGGATTGATTTCGGAACGCAACGCGAAGATGGCAGAAGGTAAGCTGAACGATTTCTTGGTTAAGAATATGAATGTGTGGTTGAACGCAGAGCAAAATGCAGCATTCAAATTGGATGAAGTTGAAAACGCGGTTATAGCTGGATTTGATATGAATTTTAGAGATGTGTATATCGGGTTCGACAATTCTATGACTTCCGATGATGCAGCTCTTGCGTTTGTGTTCCCGTATGAGATTGCCGGCAAAAAGAAATGGCATATTTACCAACACTCATTTATTCCGTGGCACAAGGCCGGGTCAATTGAGACTAAAGAGAAGCAAGACGGCATTAATTATCGTCAAATGGAAGAACTTGGTTTTGCTCACGTCACGCAACACGAAAAGGGCTTGATAGACAATGAGTTCATCTTCACTTGGTTAATGGATTTTGTTGATAAGTTCAACCTAAACGTACTAGAGTTCGCTTATGATGCGGCTCACACTTATGCGCTGATTAAAGCGATTGATGAAGCGACAACTTGGAACATGGTTGGTGTACGACAAGGAACAATTTCGTTGAATGAGCCGACAAAATGGCTTCAAGACAGCTTTGTTGAAGAACGTGTTACACGATTAGACGACCCAATGATGGAGAAGTCATTGATGAACGCGGTTGTTGTTTCGGATAACAACGGAATCAAGATTGATAAGAACAAGGCAACTTACAAAATTGACCTTGTCGACGCAATAGTTGACGCGCTGTACGACGCAATTTATCACTTCGAGTCATTCAGCACTAATGCTAGTGCGAGTGATTACTCACGAATGAATGATGAGCAAATTGCAGATTACATCAAGTCGGAAAGTTTTGGGTTCTAA
- a CDS encoding HNH endonuclease, whose amino-acid sequence MDFKKVVNRKRLAFYFAVERVNAMGQRLHRCAEPGCHVMVPVGQRYCGVHQRDVTRDHMADRQYDRKRKADTERAERNAFYRKPAWRHTRQAVIKRDNGLCQYCEIVGTTSPADMVDHIVPREIAPELSLDMNNLVAACNVHHNMKTKWEQSYYGTGQHNKINSDAVRVRDYHLLDFVFKTAEN is encoded by the coding sequence ATGGATTTCAAAAAAGTAGTCAATCGGAAAAGGTTGGCTTTTTATTTTGCAGTTGAAAGGGTGAATGCTATGGGACAACGACTACATCGATGTGCTGAACCTGGTTGTCACGTTATGGTTCCGGTAGGTCAAAGATACTGTGGTGTTCACCAGAGAGACGTAACTCGTGATCATATGGCTGATAGGCAATATGACCGCAAGCGCAAGGCAGACACAGAACGTGCAGAACGTAATGCATTCTACCGTAAGCCAGCATGGAGACATACAAGACAAGCAGTAATTAAACGTGACAATGGTCTCTGCCAATACTGTGAAATAGTTGGTACTACATCGCCAGCCGACATGGTTGACCACATTGTACCCAGGGAGATTGCACCAGAGCTTAGTTTGGATATGAATAACCTAGTAGCTGCTTGCAACGTGCACCACAACATGAAGACTAAATGGGAACAATCTTATTACGGCACTGGACAACACAACAAAATCAACTCTGACGCCGTTCGAGTGAGAGATTACCATTTACTCGATTTTGTGTTTAAAACGGCTGAGAATTGA
- a CDS encoding DUF722 domain-containing protein, protein MADKVDKLLRNYFDGTLDKQIKAREMYLQFHTEIDENVGGGRAQYKYSNAVESQMITLERDYELSQLNHQKMIVEFWLVDIDEDLLDMLKCHYGERIPWSAISMKLHYSETTLHLWKNEFKRSVAHYVDL, encoded by the coding sequence TTGGCAGACAAGGTTGATAAGTTACTACGAAATTATTTTGATGGGACGTTGGACAAACAAATCAAGGCCCGTGAGATGTACTTGCAATTTCACACCGAGATTGACGAGAATGTCGGTGGTGGCCGTGCACAGTATAAATACAGTAATGCGGTTGAAAGTCAGATGATCACCTTGGAACGAGACTATGAGCTATCACAGCTTAATCACCAGAAAATGATTGTTGAATTCTGGCTTGTGGACATCGATGAGGACTTATTAGATATGCTGAAGTGTCATTACGGAGAGCGTATTCCTTGGTCAGCGATATCAATGAAGCTCCATTATAGCGAAACTACGCTGCACCTTTGGAAGAATGAGTTCAAGAGGTCAGTCGCACATTACGTTGATTTGTAA
- a CDS encoding RusA family crossover junction endodeoxyribonuclease translates to MSLLMDSLANATPVLKLRIETPVKFSSGNQMEMGKGRLFRSQSYHEYHNYLKAQLDDIYDDLEFKPKDGCAYFLRTMFTYPIPKSYVTSKKAKLEFDSTKILPITRSTIDLDNSEKGTNDVLQEVFGFDDSQIVSKESHKRYWLGDTYVLGIELYEMPSGVEIEFYE, encoded by the coding sequence ATGAGTTTATTAATGGATAGTTTGGCGAATGCAACACCAGTTTTGAAATTGCGAATCGAAACACCTGTTAAGTTCTCATCTGGGAATCAAATGGAGATGGGAAAAGGGCGGCTGTTTAGATCGCAGAGTTATCACGAATATCACAACTATTTGAAAGCGCAGTTAGATGACATTTACGATGACTTGGAGTTCAAGCCAAAGGACGGTTGCGCATACTTCTTACGGACGATGTTCACATATCCGATACCGAAGTCATACGTAACGAGCAAGAAGGCGAAGTTGGAGTTTGACTCAACAAAGATACTGCCAATTACACGTAGCACGATTGATTTAGATAATTCCGAAAAGGGAACTAACGATGTACTGCAAGAAGTGTTTGGGTTCGATGATAGTCAGATCGTCAGCAAAGAATCGCATAAACGGTACTGGCTGGGCGATACTTACGTACTAGGTATCGAACTATATGAAATGCCATCGGGCGTTGAGATTGAATTTTACGAATGA
- a CDS encoding DUF5906 domain-containing protein has product MDSNLKLRSVRAFEITKIPHSLDDVHAGKGTTDFVDKLDWLSSDVKNLTKDGEHGDIKYTINSVTGFSRWLVSFDDYAIKDDWGYHWNGNYWERMKVKQVYNMIDVAIITIADLLHISSNKKRELQKDIKPYLLELSRDFDDSVKPNYIAFKNWTLNVKVNNFFPPDKTMNIIGGFDFEPKPDDYPDTWVAYAEYMFGENARFFWAWMGYAFQNDMNWRQGALFLLDPIGGTGKTYFVTKVTSALFGANRIGAFKLKNLQNGKERFETSRFVDKSLMIDDDASGVQFKDDDVFKAISGGGLSPVERKGVDGSEYRVTAKMIINLNQMPVFNNSGAITRRLHIIKTVAPFASAEEIKMRDNLFPEDELMKEIPSLATFAIEMYQKAVEEDWEIIGNIADDIVATDPFVDWFKTMERGEYKAVELYERYVEHYHGMEFDDKYDPISKNAFGRKMANYATKINRRDGKYYKI; this is encoded by the coding sequence ATGGACAGCAATTTGAAGCTCAGGTCTGTAAGGGCATTTGAGATTACAAAGATTCCCCACTCGTTAGATGACGTTCATGCAGGCAAAGGAACGACTGATTTCGTAGATAAGCTAGATTGGTTATCTTCGGATGTCAAAAATCTGACAAAAGATGGTGAACACGGCGACATCAAGTACACGATCAACTCTGTAACAGGATTTTCTAGGTGGTTGGTTAGTTTTGACGACTATGCCATCAAAGATGACTGGGGTTATCACTGGAATGGCAATTACTGGGAACGCATGAAGGTGAAACAAGTCTACAACATGATTGATGTAGCCATTATCACAATTGCTGACCTGTTGCATATTTCAAGCAACAAAAAGCGTGAGTTACAAAAAGACATTAAACCTTATCTGCTGGAGTTATCACGAGATTTTGATGATTCCGTAAAGCCAAACTATATTGCCTTTAAGAATTGGACATTGAACGTTAAGGTGAACAACTTCTTTCCACCTGACAAAACCATGAACATTATCGGTGGATTCGATTTTGAACCTAAGCCCGATGATTACCCTGATACATGGGTAGCTTACGCTGAATATATGTTCGGTGAAAATGCACGCTTCTTTTGGGCTTGGATGGGTTACGCCTTCCAAAACGATATGAATTGGCGGCAGGGGGCGTTGTTCTTACTTGATCCAATCGGTGGGACAGGTAAAACGTACTTTGTAACTAAGGTGACTTCTGCTTTGTTTGGGGCTAATCGCATTGGAGCGTTCAAACTCAAGAATTTACAGAATGGAAAAGAACGTTTTGAAACATCTCGTTTCGTTGATAAGTCATTGATGATTGATGACGATGCGAGTGGTGTGCAGTTTAAAGATGATGATGTGTTCAAGGCGATTTCTGGTGGTGGATTATCACCTGTTGAGCGTAAGGGTGTTGACGGTAGCGAATATCGTGTGACGGCTAAGATGATTATTAACTTGAATCAAATGCCAGTATTCAACAATTCAGGTGCAATCACTCGGCGCTTGCACATTATCAAAACTGTTGCACCTTTTGCCTCAGCAGAAGAAATCAAAATGCGTGACAACCTATTCCCAGAAGATGAGTTGATGAAAGAAATACCATCACTCGCAACGTTCGCTATTGAGATGTATCAAAAAGCAGTTGAAGAAGATTGGGAGATTATCGGCAATATTGCAGATGACATCGTTGCAACCGATCCATTTGTAGATTGGTTCAAAACAATGGAACGTGGTGAGTACAAAGCAGTTGAGCTTTATGAAAGATATGTTGAGCATTATCACGGCATGGAGTTTGACGATAAATATGATCCAATCAGCAAAAATGCGTTTGGTCGGAAAATGGCGAACTATGCCACGAAGATTAATCGGCGAGATGGAAAATACTACAAAATATAA
- a CDS encoding DUF669 domain-containing protein: protein MAFTFNSNDIQAPTKQLGFGGDYLVKVQSAEYQGTEDNQQRKTYGADKFHVVFEVMDGTEKGATIHHFFMDDSSITAYNPFRYREINAMFAGIGGMNDGVAIELSNVTQFLPEKILSIRVNEFEKRVTNQGKTVFNPVIADFGAPIQASLPDMAIARPNPNGAEQSIGAFVGAQPTSAPMPFDGKADPFA from the coding sequence ATGGCATTTACTTTCAACTCAAACGACATTCAAGCACCCACTAAGCAATTGGGATTTGGGGGGGATTATCTAGTTAAGGTTCAATCTGCCGAGTATCAAGGCACAGAAGATAACCAACAACGTAAGACATACGGAGCCGACAAGTTCCACGTTGTATTCGAGGTTATGGACGGTACAGAAAAGGGTGCGACAATTCACCACTTCTTCATGGACGATTCATCAATCACTGCATACAACCCGTTCCGCTATCGAGAGATTAACGCCATGTTTGCTGGAATCGGTGGCATGAATGATGGTGTGGCCATTGAATTGAGTAACGTCACACAATTCCTACCAGAAAAGATTTTGTCAATTCGAGTGAATGAATTTGAGAAGCGAGTTACTAACCAAGGTAAGACCGTATTCAATCCAGTAATTGCCGACTTCGGTGCGCCTATTCAAGCGTCACTGCCTGATATGGCAATTGCACGACCAAATCCAAATGGTGCTGAACAATCAATTGGAGCGTTTGTCGGCGCACAACCAACGTCTGCACCCATGCCATTTGACGGTAAAGCCGATCCATTCGCCTAA
- a CDS encoding AAA family ATPase has product MKFYKEGEIPNVGNMYFVYGGKSTGKTYMATQFKGKKLMFNFDGSTNAVASTKDIRVIAFEHSDAPNIQRDLMYWLDNQLYQVNENGKRVLTDEFSAIILDNVTALQNWVINNVENASKDGRQNWNLVQMWFRDLAMWLRGTNLPVLATAHELNTGLVNPIGSPLFKPDMNDKTFNAFAAPFDMVGHISIKNGERIVDLDPEKGNQGANRLDDRKEALASELINNTENNEEN; this is encoded by the coding sequence GTGAAGTTTTACAAAGAAGGTGAAATTCCTAATGTGGGAAACATGTACTTTGTATACGGTGGGAAGTCTACTGGAAAAACGTACATGGCCACACAGTTTAAAGGCAAGAAGCTGATGTTTAATTTTGATGGCTCAACGAACGCCGTTGCGAGTACAAAAGACATTCGAGTTATTGCATTTGAACATTCAGACGCACCAAACATTCAGCGTGATCTCATGTACTGGTTAGATAACCAGCTATACCAGGTCAATGAGAATGGGAAACGAGTACTTACTGATGAGTTCAGTGCAATCATCTTGGACAACGTAACAGCTTTACAAAATTGGGTTATCAATAATGTTGAAAATGCCAGCAAAGACGGACGTCAAAACTGGAATTTGGTACAAATGTGGTTCCGAGATTTAGCAATGTGGTTGCGGGGCACTAACTTACCTGTCTTGGCCACTGCTCACGAATTAAACACGGGGCTGGTTAATCCTATTGGATCGCCATTATTCAAACCTGATATGAATGACAAAACATTCAATGCATTTGCAGCACCATTTGATATGGTGGGCCATATCTCAATTAAGAACGGCGAACGCATTGTTGACCTTGACCCTGAAAAGGGAAATCAAGGTGCTAACCGACTAGACGATCGCAAAGAAGCGTTGGCTTCAGAACTAATTAATAACACAGAAAATAACGAGGAAAACTAA
- a CDS encoding phage antirepressor KilAC domain-containing protein, giving the protein MTNELIKVQTNQEGEQQVSARELHKAMNVKTRFNEWFKSSSKMFVDGTDYTGEVTTAPVGNGGVQQLNDYNMTLDMAKHIAMMSGTEKGAEVRNYFIAVEKEHKALMADPRIQMAMGLKSAQLMLDHKDKIIAEMTPKALFADAVSASQSSILIGELAKLLKQNGVDMGQNRLFGYLRENGYLVKRQGSDRNMPTQKSMELGLFEIKEHNHINSNGVNVTTKTPKVTGKGQQYFINKFLGKTEALLEV; this is encoded by the coding sequence ATGACAAACGAACTAATTAAGGTTCAAACGAATCAAGAAGGTGAGCAACAGGTTAGCGCTCGTGAATTGCATAAGGCAATGAATGTCAAGACACGATTTAACGAATGGTTTAAGTCAAGTTCAAAGATGTTCGTTGATGGAACTGATTACACAGGTGAAGTTACAACTGCACCTGTCGGTAATGGAGGTGTTCAACAACTAAATGATTACAACATGACATTGGACATGGCGAAGCACATCGCAATGATGTCAGGTACAGAGAAGGGAGCTGAAGTTCGAAACTACTTCATCGCAGTTGAAAAAGAACACAAGGCGTTGATGGCAGACCCACGTATTCAAATGGCGATGGGCTTGAAGTCAGCTCAACTGATGTTAGACCACAAGGACAAGATCATCGCAGAGATGACGCCCAAGGCTTTGTTTGCTGACGCAGTGTCAGCTAGTCAGTCATCAATTCTGATTGGTGAGTTGGCAAAGTTGCTTAAGCAAAACGGCGTAGATATGGGACAGAACCGTTTGTTCGGTTATCTCCGTGAAAACGGTTATCTGGTTAAGCGACAAGGTTCAGACCGGAACATGCCAACACAGAAGAGCATGGAGCTTGGCTTGTTTGAGATTAAGGAACACAACCACATCAACTCTAATGGTGTGAACGTGACTACTAAGACGCCAAAGGTGACCGGCAAGGGACAACAATATTTCATTAACAAGTTTCTTGGTAAGACTGAGGCTTTACTGGAGGTGTAA
- a CDS encoding Rha family transcriptional regulator: MDKELVVLNDGKATTTSRHVAEVFGKRHDVVLRDIKIQLEKIRSTNLWSESGGQDLDHEFFHEETYEVRGRKYPMYRMNKNGFVLLVMSYTDEKSMTFKIRYIHAFDEMEHTIQTQAQLNGLLMIESEADMRRERESKNKRNEAIWMNAITKQTRMYLDTAERVSDLELRQALINKAGRQLLSE; the protein is encoded by the coding sequence ATGGACAAAGAATTGGTCGTTTTGAACGACGGAAAAGCAACAACAACGTCACGCCACGTTGCTGAAGTATTTGGTAAGCGTCACGACGTTGTTCTTCGCGACATCAAAATACAACTTGAAAAAATTCGTTCCACAAATTTGTGGAGTGAGAGTGGCGGTCAAGATTTGGACCACGAGTTTTTCCATGAAGAAACGTATGAAGTACGTGGACGCAAATATCCAATGTACCGAATGAACAAGAATGGTTTTGTCCTATTGGTGATGAGTTACACGGATGAGAAGTCAATGACTTTCAAAATCCGATACATTCATGCCTTCGATGAGATGGAACACACTATCCAAACTCAAGCACAGCTAAATGGCTTGTTAATGATTGAGAGCGAAGCGGATATGCGCCGTGAGCGCGAGTCTAAGAACAAGCGCAACGAGGCAATTTGGATGAATGCAATCACAAAGCAAACTCGCATGTATCTTGATACAGCTGAACGAGTGAGCGACCTAGAGCTGCGACAAGCACTTATCAACAAGGCTGGTCGTCAATTGCTGTCTGAATAA
- a CDS encoding helix-turn-helix domain-containing protein, whose product MSLYDVVSKYASGLDMPIAKLERRAGISNGTVSRWNTSSPSVANLQKVAEVLGVEVWRLIKESKEEQEK is encoded by the coding sequence ATGTCTTTGTATGACGTAGTTTCAAAATATGCATCCGGACTTGATATGCCGATTGCAAAATTGGAAAGGCGAGCAGGAATATCGAATGGAACAGTGAGTAGATGGAATACATCAAGCCCTAGTGTTGCTAACTTGCAAAAGGTGGCGGAAGTTTTGGGGGTTGAAGTATGGCGATTGATTAAGGAATCAAAAGAAGAACAGGAGAAATAA
- a CDS encoding helix-turn-helix domain-containing protein, which translates to MTPKDKVKKLLETKRPDLSIAKLEQTLGISNGTIGKWDKATPSAKTAQKIANYFNVSVDYLLGDSDEMIPKIEASGLSRKNSDELLNATDGLDQEEMQQLINLARMLKRNKG; encoded by the coding sequence ATGACACCAAAAGATAAGGTTAAGAAACTACTGGAAACAAAACGGCCTGACTTAAGCATCGCTAAACTTGAACAAACATTGGGAATATCAAACGGTACCATTGGAAAATGGGATAAGGCCACACCATCAGCAAAAACGGCACAAAAAATTGCCAATTATTTTAATGTTTCAGTCGACTACCTATTGGGTGATTCAGATGAAATGATACCTAAGATTGAAGCCAGCGGCCTTTCACGAAAAAATTCTGATGAATTGCTGAATGCTACTGATGGACTAGATCAGGAGGAAATGCAGCAACTAATCAATCTCGCAAGAATGTTGAAGCGCAATAAGGGGTGA